Proteins encoded in a region of the Rhodococcus sp. SBT000017 genome:
- a CDS encoding FAD binding domain-containing protein — MDLGTVDDILLPGSRADLPPGRADTAVLAGGTWLFSEKQDHLATLVDVTALGWEPLTVTETGLSIAATCTIETLARYASPWPATALFPRCAAALLASFKIWKTATVGGNIALALPAGAMISLTAALDGVGQVWSSDGPDHDYGIAIADLVTGPHTNALRPGDVLRSIEIPLRALRSRTAMRKLALSPLGRSAAVVIGRVDDGGEFVLTVSASTVRPFVLRFPSLPTAGELDDALAATIGPQHWYDDPHGAPDWRRHISCTAAQQIREELS; from the coding sequence ATGGATCTCGGTACTGTCGACGACATTCTGCTTCCCGGCTCCCGCGCGGACCTTCCGCCCGGACGCGCGGACACCGCTGTGCTCGCAGGAGGTACCTGGCTGTTCTCGGAGAAGCAGGACCACCTGGCCACTCTCGTCGATGTCACTGCCTTGGGCTGGGAGCCGTTGACCGTCACCGAGACCGGGCTCTCGATCGCCGCGACGTGCACCATCGAGACTCTGGCGCGCTACGCCTCTCCGTGGCCGGCCACCGCATTGTTTCCCCGCTGCGCAGCAGCGCTGTTGGCCTCGTTCAAGATCTGGAAGACCGCCACCGTCGGCGGCAACATCGCACTGGCCCTGCCTGCCGGAGCGATGATCTCGTTGACCGCAGCGCTCGACGGCGTCGGGCAGGTGTGGTCCAGTGATGGGCCGGATCACGACTACGGCATCGCGATTGCAGATCTGGTCACGGGCCCGCATACCAATGCCCTTCGACCGGGGGACGTGCTGCGCAGCATCGAGATTCCGCTGCGCGCACTCCGGTCGCGAACGGCGATGCGCAAGCTCGCACTGTCACCGCTCGGGCGGTCGGCCGCCGTGGTGATCGGGCGGGTAGACGACGGTGGCGAATTCGTTCTGACCGTCAGCGCGTCGACCGTCCGTCCGTTCGTTCTGCGCTTTCCGAGCCTGCCGACGGCGGGCGAACTCGACGACGCTCTCGCCGCCACCATCGGGCCCCAGCACTGGTACGACGACCCCCATGGGGCTCCGGACTGGCGGCGTCACATCAGTTGCACTGCAGCGCAGCAGATTCGCGAGGAGTTGTCATGA
- the pucL gene encoding factor-independent urate hydroxylase, whose protein sequence is MTDLTGKIVLGSNQYGKAENRVVRIYRDSPRHEIHDINVSSALRGDFSPAHLVGDQSNVLPTDTQKQTAYAYAKTKGLLHLESYGLDLARHYVDDVEPVDGARIELEEYAWARAVIDGVEHDHTWTRKGDEIRTSAVTVEGKGKAQRTWVISGFKEMVILKSTGSEFHGFLEDDLTVLEPTTDRVMATSLTAQWRYTTTDVEWDAVYTGVKAAMIERFANLQSLALQQTLYAMGEAVLEKYPFIAEITMSAPNKHHFVYDLGKFGIENNLEVFNADDRPYGLIQATVEREDAPDAGSAWRTYSVVG, encoded by the coding sequence ATGACCGACCTGACCGGCAAGATCGTCCTCGGATCCAATCAGTACGGCAAGGCGGAGAACCGCGTGGTGCGGATCTATCGGGACTCGCCTCGCCACGAGATTCACGACATCAACGTGTCGAGCGCTCTGCGCGGCGACTTCTCTCCCGCGCACCTGGTGGGCGATCAGTCCAACGTGCTGCCCACCGACACTCAGAAGCAGACCGCCTACGCGTACGCCAAGACCAAGGGCCTCCTGCATCTGGAGAGCTACGGCCTCGATCTGGCTCGCCACTACGTCGACGATGTCGAGCCCGTGGACGGAGCCCGCATCGAACTCGAGGAATACGCGTGGGCTCGCGCGGTGATCGACGGCGTCGAGCACGATCACACGTGGACCCGCAAGGGTGACGAGATCCGTACGTCGGCGGTGACCGTCGAGGGCAAGGGTAAGGCGCAGCGGACGTGGGTGATCAGCGGCTTCAAGGAGATGGTGATTCTCAAGTCCACGGGTTCGGAATTCCACGGATTCCTCGAGGACGACCTGACGGTTCTCGAGCCCACGACCGACCGGGTGATGGCGACATCGCTGACGGCGCAGTGGCGATACACCACCACCGATGTCGAGTGGGACGCCGTCTACACGGGCGTGAAGGCGGCGATGATCGAACGGTTCGCCAATCTGCAATCGCTGGCTCTGCAGCAGACTCTGTACGCCATGGGCGAGGCGGTGCTGGAGAAGTATCCGTTCATCGCCGAGATCACGATGTCGGCTCCGAACAAGCATCACTTCGTCTACGACCTGGGCAAGTTCGGCATCGAGAACAACCTCGAGGTGTTCAACGCGGACGATCGGCCGTACGGTCTGATTCAGGCAACCGTCGAGCGCGAGGATGCCCCGGACGCCGGAAGTGCCTGGCGGACATACTCTGTCGTCGGATAG
- the uraD gene encoding 2-oxo-4-hydroxy-4-carboxy-5-ureidoimidazoline decarboxylase: MSVKPTTRKRVHPVDEVLPVPKLAAYGFQHVVAFYAGAVLVPIIIGSAIGLTNEQLIHLINADLFTCGIASIIQSVGFWKVGVRLPLLQGVTFAGVSPVIAIAMANGGGTEGLLYVYGAVIVAGLVTFFMAPYFSRLLRFFPPVVTGTVITIIGVALLPVAVNDAVTNPATHEQDPTNGRWMAYAIGTLLIIVLIQRFFKGFMATIAVLLGLVIGSAVAFALGDMNFDGTSEASWVGFTQPFLFGVPKFSVVAIISMIVVMLIIAVETTGSVYATGEIVGKRIKKDDIAATLRADGVATVIGGTFNSFPYTAFSENVGLVRLTGVRSRWVVATAGGIMILLGLLPKTAAVVASIPPPVLGGAALALFATVAVVGIQTLSKVDFTDHRNLIIVATSLGLAMLVTIQPTVSEGVPAWLEMLFGSGIVLGAVSAIVLNVLFFHIGGRGQAVAGGPGKGITLDKVNEMSAEDFAATFGGLVQGTPWVVERAYQQRPFADAHGLREAFQEALLAGTTEEQIELINSYPDLGSEDATGTLNAADHVGLSNLEEDEHDNIVQLATEYREHFGFPLVICARETERYDRVLANGWSRVENAPSAERSFAMIEIAKIANYRFDDLVADANPIAAARFGRINDFR, from the coding sequence ATGTCCGTCAAGCCCACCACACGCAAACGCGTCCATCCTGTCGACGAAGTTCTCCCCGTTCCGAAACTTGCCGCCTACGGGTTCCAACATGTCGTCGCGTTCTACGCAGGCGCTGTCCTGGTGCCGATCATCATCGGCAGCGCGATCGGACTGACCAACGAACAGTTGATTCACCTGATCAATGCGGATCTGTTCACCTGCGGCATCGCATCGATCATTCAATCGGTCGGATTCTGGAAGGTCGGTGTCCGCCTGCCGCTCCTGCAGGGTGTGACGTTCGCCGGTGTCTCTCCGGTGATCGCGATCGCGATGGCGAACGGCGGCGGCACCGAGGGGTTGCTGTACGTCTACGGTGCCGTCATCGTCGCCGGTCTCGTCACGTTCTTCATGGCTCCGTACTTCAGTAGGCTGCTGCGCTTCTTCCCTCCGGTGGTGACCGGCACCGTCATCACGATCATCGGTGTGGCGCTGCTCCCGGTGGCCGTCAACGATGCGGTGACCAATCCTGCTACTCACGAACAGGATCCGACCAACGGACGGTGGATGGCCTACGCGATCGGCACGCTGCTGATCATCGTGCTGATCCAACGATTCTTCAAGGGCTTCATGGCCACCATCGCCGTGCTTCTGGGCCTGGTGATCGGCAGCGCCGTCGCGTTCGCTCTGGGAGACATGAACTTCGACGGCACCTCGGAGGCGTCGTGGGTCGGTTTCACGCAGCCATTCCTGTTCGGTGTGCCCAAATTCAGTGTCGTCGCGATCATTTCGATGATCGTCGTCATGCTCATCATCGCGGTCGAAACCACCGGCAGTGTGTATGCGACAGGTGAGATCGTCGGCAAGCGCATCAAGAAGGACGACATCGCAGCGACTCTGCGCGCGGACGGAGTGGCCACCGTCATCGGCGGTACGTTCAACTCGTTCCCGTACACGGCCTTCTCCGAGAACGTCGGCCTGGTGCGCCTGACCGGTGTGCGCAGTCGCTGGGTGGTTGCCACGGCAGGCGGCATCATGATTCTGCTCGGCCTGCTACCCAAGACGGCAGCCGTCGTCGCATCGATCCCACCCCCGGTGCTCGGCGGAGCCGCGCTCGCCCTCTTCGCCACCGTCGCCGTGGTCGGAATCCAGACTCTGTCGAAGGTGGATTTCACCGATCACCGCAACCTGATCATCGTCGCCACGAGCCTCGGGCTCGCGATGCTCGTGACCATTCAACCGACGGTCTCCGAGGGTGTGCCCGCGTGGCTGGAGATGTTGTTCGGCAGTGGCATCGTTCTCGGCGCGGTCTCGGCAATCGTGCTCAACGTCTTGTTCTTCCACATCGGTGGTCGCGGGCAGGCCGTCGCCGGTGGTCCGGGCAAGGGCATCACCCTCGACAAGGTCAACGAGATGTCCGCCGAGGACTTCGCTGCCACGTTCGGCGGCTTGGTGCAGGGCACTCCGTGGGTGGTCGAACGCGCCTACCAACAGCGGCCTTTCGCCGATGCGCACGGTCTGCGCGAGGCCTTCCAGGAGGCACTGTTGGCCGGCACCACCGAGGAACAGATCGAGCTGATCAACAGCTACCCCGATCTCGGCAGCGAGGACGCCACCGGCACCCTCAACGCAGCGGATCACGTCGGTTTGTCCAACCTGGAAGAGGACGAGCACGACAACATCGTCCAACTCGCCACCGAATACCGCGAACACTTCGGCTTCCCGTTGGTGATCTGCGCAAGGGAGACGGAGCGCTACGATCGAGTCCTCGCGAACGGGTGGTCGCGCGTCGAGAACGCACCGTCGGCGGAGCGGTCGTTCGCGATGATCGAGATCGCCAAGATCGCGAACTACCGGTTCGACGATCTCGTGGCCGATGCCAACCCGATCGCGGCCGCGCGGTTCGGTCGCATCAACGACTTCAGATAG
- a CDS encoding NTP transferase domain-containing protein, with translation MVSDLAVGVVLAAGAGTRYGSPKVLAHDGLWLKTAVQALRNGGCDRVVVVLGAADAPMPDGAIAVHTPDWHQGMSASFITGLSAASDSEYAVVHVVDTPDVGPEVVQAVLSAARETGLARAVFDGRPGHPVVLARRHVDAAVASASGDSGARDFLRGRDDVIAVECSRWATGIDHDYR, from the coding sequence ATCGTGTCGGACCTCGCCGTCGGAGTGGTACTGGCTGCCGGTGCCGGAACGCGATACGGATCGCCCAAAGTGCTCGCCCACGACGGGCTGTGGCTGAAGACGGCGGTGCAGGCGTTGCGCAACGGCGGCTGCGATCGAGTCGTCGTGGTGCTGGGCGCGGCGGATGCGCCCATGCCCGACGGCGCGATCGCCGTGCACACCCCCGACTGGCACCAGGGCATGAGCGCCTCCTTCATCACCGGGCTGTCGGCGGCGTCGGACTCGGAATACGCTGTAGTGCACGTGGTCGATACCCCGGACGTCGGACCCGAGGTGGTGCAGGCAGTGCTCTCCGCAGCGCGGGAGACCGGTCTCGCCAGGGCTGTGTTCGACGGCCGTCCCGGCCATCCGGTCGTTCTGGCGCGTCGACACGTCGACGCAGCCGTGGCATCGGCGTCGGGAGACTCCGGTGCCCGGGACTTCCTGCGGGGAAGAGACGACGTGATTGCCGTCGAATGTTCTCGATGGGCAACGGGAATCGACCACGACTATCGGTGA
- a CDS encoding alpha/beta fold hydrolase, producing the protein MVGRLLFVHGAGGFFDDAELARWLAEALRLDLRMPELSDTAMGFEDWAEPVRRHLDRLGPEDSVIAHSFGASILVRVLAEHRRERPRRATLLAMPDWTPRGWDVADYAFTDPEPETDLTLVHCRDDDVVPISHLALNSTALPSATVVEFPTGGHQFDGMIDAVAAEIRGWTRPRGDASTDPDPRSR; encoded by the coding sequence ATGGTCGGTCGACTTCTGTTCGTTCACGGTGCCGGCGGATTTTTCGACGACGCGGAGCTGGCGCGCTGGTTGGCCGAAGCTCTGCGCCTCGACCTTCGGATGCCGGAGTTGTCCGACACCGCAATGGGTTTCGAGGACTGGGCCGAACCGGTTCGCCGGCACCTCGACCGGCTCGGACCGGAGGATTCGGTGATTGCGCACTCCTTCGGCGCATCGATCCTCGTCAGGGTCTTGGCAGAACATCGACGGGAACGGCCGCGGCGGGCAACTCTGTTGGCGATGCCGGACTGGACTCCGCGTGGGTGGGACGTCGCCGACTACGCGTTCACCGACCCAGAGCCCGAGACCGACCTGACGCTCGTCCACTGCCGGGACGACGACGTGGTTCCCATTTCTCACCTGGCGCTGAACTCGACGGCTCTACCGTCGGCGACGGTGGTCGAGTTCCCGACCGGTGGTCATCAGTTCGACGGCATGATCGACGCCGTTGCCGCCGAAATCCGCGGATGGACGCGTCCCCGCGGGGACGCTTCTACTGACCCCGATCCTCGTAGTCGATGA
- the uraD gene encoding 2-oxo-4-hydroxy-4-carboxy-5-ureidoimidazoline decarboxylase: protein MLHEWIGLDGFNRLSDRQAMHALYECCASSIWARRVAQGRPFDSRDMLLDRADRVLAELPEAEIDHALDGHPRIGGKADNPSSKREQSAVATAGTEVLEKLAAGNRTYEEKFGHVYLVCATGRSAEELLAILEERLDNDAETERRVLRVELAKINRIRLGRMLGPEQ, encoded by the coding sequence GTGCTGCACGAATGGATAGGGCTCGACGGGTTCAATCGGCTCAGTGATCGGCAGGCGATGCATGCCCTCTACGAGTGCTGCGCATCGTCGATCTGGGCCCGTCGAGTCGCCCAGGGTCGCCCCTTCGACAGTCGAGACATGCTGTTGGACAGAGCCGATCGAGTGCTCGCCGAGCTGCCCGAGGCGGAGATCGATCATGCGCTCGACGGTCATCCCCGGATCGGCGGCAAGGCCGACAACCCGTCGTCGAAACGCGAGCAGTCCGCGGTGGCGACCGCGGGCACCGAGGTGCTCGAGAAGCTGGCGGCGGGAAATCGCACCTACGAGGAGAAGTTCGGGCACGTCTACCTGGTGTGCGCCACCGGCAGATCCGCGGAGGAACTGCTCGCTATCCTCGAGGAGAGGCTCGACAACGATGCCGAAACCGAAAGACGGGTGCTCCGCGTGGAACTGGCCAAGATCAACCGAATTCGCCTCGGCCGCATGCTGGGTCCCGAGCAGTGA
- a CDS encoding CHC2 zinc finger domain-containing protein produces the protein MSGPGGGSVHAMERRIPDRTVDAIRAAVVLEDLISERTHLVRSGLDSMKALCPVHGERTPSMHVRPTRQRFHCFGCGAGGDAFDFIQAVDGVSRIESVELLANRVGLVIDYEDRGQ, from the coding sequence GTGAGCGGCCCCGGCGGCGGTAGCGTGCACGCCATGGAGCGGCGCATTCCCGATCGAACAGTGGATGCCATCCGCGCCGCTGTCGTGCTCGAAGACTTGATCAGCGAGCGGACGCACCTTGTCCGCTCGGGACTGGACTCGATGAAGGCTCTGTGTCCGGTGCACGGTGAGCGGACGCCCAGTATGCATGTTCGACCGACCCGGCAACGTTTTCACTGCTTCGGGTGCGGAGCAGGAGGCGATGCGTTCGATTTCATCCAGGCGGTCGACGGGGTCAGCAGGATCGAATCGGTCGAACTCCTGGCGAACCGAGTCGGCCTCGTCATCGACTACGAGGATCGGGGTCAGTAG
- a CDS encoding DUF2461 domain-containing protein, producing the protein MTGFTGIPFAALDFYEDLEADNSKLWWNEHKEVYDTAVKGPMTALLASLEPEFGTAKVFRPYRDVRFSKDKTPYKTHQGGFVARGDSLGFYVQIDPAGLFVAGGFYNSSAEGVARYRRTVDDDVRGAELERILATLTKAGYEIGGDKLKTKPRGYELDHPRIDLLRHKSLTAGKHFGSPAWLETPKAATKVRDAWRALAPLVEWTAALHT; encoded by the coding sequence ATGACTGGCTTCACCGGAATACCCTTCGCCGCCCTGGACTTCTACGAGGACCTCGAAGCCGACAACAGCAAGCTCTGGTGGAACGAGCACAAGGAGGTCTACGACACTGCGGTCAAGGGGCCGATGACGGCGTTGCTCGCGTCACTCGAACCGGAGTTCGGTACTGCCAAGGTCTTCCGCCCCTACCGTGACGTTCGCTTCTCCAAGGACAAGACCCCGTACAAGACCCACCAGGGCGGATTCGTTGCTCGCGGCGACAGTCTGGGCTTCTATGTCCAGATCGACCCCGCCGGGTTGTTCGTCGCAGGCGGCTTCTACAACTCCTCGGCCGAGGGCGTTGCCCGCTACCGCCGCACCGTCGACGACGACGTCCGCGGAGCCGAATTGGAGCGGATACTGGCGACACTGACGAAGGCCGGCTACGAGATCGGCGGCGACAAGCTCAAGACCAAGCCGCGGGGATACGAGCTCGATCACCCGCGTATCGACCTCCTGCGCCACAAGTCACTCACCGCAGGTAAGCATTTCGGCTCACCCGCCTGGCTGGAGACACCCAAGGCTGCGACGAAGGTGCGCGACGCCTGGCGGGCCCTGGCACCGTTGGTGGAGTGGACTGCGGCGCTGCACACGTGA
- a CDS encoding VOC family protein gives MTISFDHTIIVAKNSSDSAAFFRELFALPEAPSWGPFVNVQLTDGTLVQFAEPPFDDIQVQHYAFRVGDDLFDAAYTRLVDQGVEHWADPRMTEPGTVNTDHGGRGVYFRDPTGHLFEMLTHSYLSTPGEPVP, from the coding sequence ATGACCATTTCGTTCGATCACACCATCATCGTTGCGAAGAACAGTTCCGATTCTGCGGCGTTCTTTCGCGAGCTGTTCGCCCTGCCGGAGGCACCGTCGTGGGGGCCGTTCGTCAACGTCCAACTCACCGACGGCACGCTCGTTCAATTCGCCGAGCCTCCCTTCGACGATATTCAGGTTCAGCACTATGCCTTTCGGGTGGGCGACGATCTGTTCGACGCGGCCTACACCAGGCTGGTCGACCAGGGCGTCGAGCACTGGGCCGATCCTCGAATGACCGAACCCGGCACTGTCAACACCGACCACGGTGGCCGCGGAGTGTACTTCCGCGACCCGACCGGGCACTTGTTCGAGATGCTGACGCACTCCTACCTGTCGACGCCGGGTGAGCCGGTACCGTAG
- the uraH gene encoding hydroxyisourate hydrolase has product MTGLSTHVLDATSGTPAVGMRVRLFHPEKGEISKATTDGDGRIGEVVPGPIDPGVYRLSFDTGDYFEATKTPAFYPEVSISFTVTDPDAHYHVPLLLSPFAYSTYRGS; this is encoded by the coding sequence GTGACGGGATTGTCGACGCACGTCCTCGACGCCACCTCGGGGACACCGGCGGTGGGGATGCGGGTGCGGTTGTTCCATCCCGAGAAGGGCGAGATCTCCAAGGCCACCACCGATGGAGACGGCCGAATCGGGGAGGTCGTGCCCGGTCCGATCGATCCGGGTGTGTATCGACTCTCGTTCGACACCGGCGATTACTTCGAGGCGACGAAAACACCGGCCTTCTACCCGGAGGTGTCCATTTCGTTCACCGTCACCGATCCCGATGCGCACTATCACGTCCCATTGCTGTTGTCCCCCTTCGCTTATTCGACCTATCGCGGGAGCTGA
- a CDS encoding class I SAM-dependent methyltransferase: MTEQQHVSMTRAAYDTVAESYADLVRDELDGRHLEHGLLATFADRVSSGDVLEVGCGTGRITEHLHRLGLGVVGMDLSPNMIEVARREYPHLRFGVGSMEVLDAGDSSLVGIVAWYSIIHTPPQQLSGIFAELHRVLVPEGLLLLAFQAGNERVRLEQAYGHSVSYDAYRLDPDTVVAMLVEADFEVDVRVHRAPMDYESTSQAFLLARKRTS, translated from the coding sequence GTGACCGAGCAGCAGCATGTTTCGATGACGAGGGCCGCCTACGACACCGTTGCCGAGAGCTACGCCGACCTGGTTCGCGACGAACTCGACGGGCGACATCTCGAGCACGGACTGTTGGCGACATTTGCGGACCGAGTGTCGAGCGGCGACGTTCTCGAAGTGGGATGCGGAACCGGCCGCATCACCGAACATTTGCACCGCCTCGGCCTCGGGGTTGTGGGAATGGACCTGTCGCCCAACATGATCGAGGTCGCGCGGCGCGAATACCCGCACCTGCGATTCGGTGTCGGATCGATGGAGGTATTGGACGCGGGGGACAGCTCCCTGGTAGGGATCGTTGCCTGGTACTCGATCATCCACACGCCGCCACAGCAATTGTCGGGGATATTCGCCGAATTGCACCGGGTGCTGGTGCCGGAAGGTCTGCTGTTGTTGGCATTTCAAGCAGGCAACGAGCGAGTGCGACTGGAGCAGGCGTATGGACACTCGGTCTCGTACGACGCATACCGACTCGACCCCGACACAGTCGTGGCCATGCTCGTCGAGGCCGATTTCGAGGTGGACGTGCGCGTGCATCGCGCTCCGATGGATTACGAGTCGACATCGCAGGCATTTCTGTTGGCCCGCAAACGGACATCGTGA
- a CDS encoding PucR family transcriptional regulator, translating to MQVKDLLDATQLGVRLLTSDTDALGRTLRWTYTTDLPDPSRYIAGGELVITGLVWHRTPADSEMFVRAVAESGASALAAGEGLLGHVPPDLIDACERHGLPLLAVPETVSFGEVTEFLVGRVTGDRIASLNTSLVRQRQLLTAIADGRALDELALHTSRETGMACLIFTATGRRLVAEVSAFSDADVDTLTHAALSSERLPTTTTLSDGGVYSIFGIGPSLVQRTTRWFLAVAGDMATFPPAISDAFGQLAAIAALDRARREEGRLVRREIADQAVALIEADSTRPEALTRLRQAGVDPDRSLVVVRVVHSGRIDLREMLRTVLSDTLTSFGGGCVGCSTHGDIVAVVNTDDPNFTHTLRTRLTRLGSGIGHSRLLVGVSSEATGITVDGALRSARHALEVSRQGTSPVTVTAGAQLTSAVSMLSALPDDVRRSFVEHVLAPLLDYDRRTHAGLTDTLREFLATGGSWNRTAESLHVHLNTVRYRIKRVEELLGRDLSSTSDRLDVYLALQSIPRSSATGAA from the coding sequence GTGCAGGTCAAGGACTTGCTCGACGCCACGCAGCTCGGCGTTCGATTGCTCACCTCCGACACCGACGCTCTGGGGCGCACGCTGCGATGGACGTACACGACCGATCTGCCGGACCCGTCGCGCTACATCGCGGGTGGCGAGCTCGTCATCACCGGTCTCGTGTGGCATCGAACGCCCGCAGACAGTGAGATGTTCGTCCGGGCCGTCGCCGAATCAGGGGCCTCGGCACTGGCCGCCGGTGAAGGGCTGCTCGGCCATGTCCCGCCCGATCTGATCGACGCCTGCGAGCGGCACGGACTACCGCTGCTTGCGGTACCCGAGACGGTCTCGTTCGGCGAGGTGACCGAGTTTCTCGTCGGCCGTGTCACGGGAGACCGCATAGCCTCGTTGAACACCTCGCTCGTCCGGCAACGCCAGCTGCTCACCGCGATCGCGGACGGCAGAGCGCTCGACGAGTTGGCGCTGCACACCTCCAGGGAAACCGGGATGGCGTGTCTGATCTTCACGGCGACCGGACGTCGGCTGGTGGCCGAGGTCTCGGCGTTCTCCGATGCCGACGTGGACACGCTGACGCACGCTGCGCTCTCCTCCGAAAGACTGCCCACGACAACCACTCTCAGTGACGGCGGCGTGTACAGCATCTTCGGCATCGGCCCGTCGCTGGTGCAACGGACCACGCGATGGTTCTTGGCGGTTGCAGGAGACATGGCGACGTTCCCACCCGCCATCTCCGATGCGTTCGGCCAGCTCGCGGCCATCGCCGCGCTCGATCGTGCCCGGCGCGAGGAGGGACGGCTGGTCCGACGCGAAATCGCGGACCAGGCAGTGGCGTTGATCGAAGCCGACAGCACCAGACCGGAAGCCCTGACGCGGCTGCGTCAGGCAGGCGTCGACCCGGACCGCTCGCTGGTCGTCGTCAGGGTCGTCCACAGCGGACGGATCGACCTGCGCGAGATGCTGCGTACGGTTCTCAGCGACACGCTGACCTCCTTCGGTGGCGGCTGCGTCGGGTGCAGCACGCACGGCGACATCGTCGCTGTCGTGAACACCGACGATCCGAACTTCACGCACACACTGCGAACCCGATTGACTCGCTTGGGTTCCGGCATCGGACACAGCCGTCTGCTCGTGGGCGTCAGTTCCGAAGCAACCGGGATCACCGTCGACGGCGCGCTGCGATCGGCCCGTCACGCACTCGAAGTCAGCAGGCAAGGGACCAGCCCGGTGACCGTCACCGCGGGTGCGCAACTGACTTCGGCGGTCTCGATGCTCTCGGCTCTGCCCGACGACGTGCGTCGGTCGTTCGTCGAACACGTTCTGGCTCCTCTGCTCGACTACGACCGGCGTACCCATGCAGGACTGACCGATACCCTCCGTGAGTTCCTGGCCACCGGTGGATCGTGGAACCGAACGGCCGAGTCGTTGCACGTCCACCTCAACACCGTCCGCTACCGAATCAAGCGAGTCGAGGAGTTGCTGGGCCGCGATCTGAGTTCCACCTCGGACCGGCTCGATGTCTACCTCGCGCTTCAATCCATCCCTCGTTCGTCGGCCACGGGGGCCGCATAG